From a region of the Osmia lignaria lignaria isolate PbOS001 chromosome 1, iyOsmLign1, whole genome shotgun sequence genome:
- the spri gene encoding src homology 2 domain-containing protein sprint isoform X14 — translation MLLLCDVVLGLFDYKKKRSDVFLEPYLQQHGTVQVVSSPSTPPPNPLQHHQLTQLHHVQSEESLSSEGSATSAGSSSTTEDSGSEVACDITLIERLIRSHPIWFLPGIQRAGAFHLLQGKEEGNFVVRQSSQSDTMALSVRLPAGKGPYIEHYLIQANKGKLSLETSENRFDNIPSLIAHYSQCCDELPVQLTLPRAMRDAKNRQQLSSLALLGQEFWRYPMANPKPPESSSSNTSSLSSFRGGNNNLNNNNNNVHTPTTESIVLNLAPISSHDTRSSSPTTVVTTFASSLPRQPRPTPPNTLNLTTFNEPLDVKKEKISPGDKLSQKLISPNLVQSVRCPSPVVHNVESNVLSPVQDTRIISFDAKNSAETSKSTIIESSRSRFHQNVSTFNNLPCTTSPVLPEIRNIIAENHSVGQIVKTPPPPPPRWAKPGFGQSQNNFMVTTTVTFNVNQTTDVSSSQQNTPSDPNTSLLSPQSATSNKSLTSNFSMKSPLSPTTPVLSPMSKLVPNPGSKTPNVLSPTTPSSTSKSKRRRDREARKNSQHYQESDILESYYRSSPGDKISDYEDIWNTTDQSNQSTWSPNDKLARNDVSANPHDRLRNSNDRLMVQERIANPAERNFNERLPTNEQLIVRNDRMIVRNDKSIGNEKLSYKEITSPEFSSFKPVQETKPTEQSNGSPEETGMGRRPDLLSRVSGSANSLNSPSTVTPPRNKLGLMLAKSESNSPLTPESKQGSPFYAEPADAIAQSAAIIPRRRPRNNPATNKYRHSEPGWLQTPITGNPNQLHPIDWEETEETEDKTPLISSSVDNLAKRLSTKEVKKIPRAKPVQPPKIRTKVFNDTSWAVDSSWEFIGNEADDCEPDYDCDADYEGDNVARKFPDEECDRDVVGNTLTVQSIIRQRYPELLKPPDTSESLYSDRNSSYDNVEKRNEREDTGDTRKDQTYDSSEWETPLETDESDVEKIKRNKSFKERLDPLLSPPRLQALRNRDTCGTGATIRSYALQLAADKTTTFSQNIDNFIQCTKEGKEASPHVVMRNMRQFMSGMKNYLVKHGEREFEKEVEKERLKLKPNEFLNLDAILEGVMMGLVVRPLREHVYRLFVEHYATTGSLQTLAESIQHAQGKHVQDLGVREYCLQPKIIPPSEPSLERILKYIDRLQKADSPLDKLENLLAAISAIFNSVKHANSGRHVTLGADDLLPLLVWVLVRGKVVDAEVEAEYMWGLLHPSLLTGEGGYYLTTLSSAVHVLKTFKSSQGTMSTLNGCGTPDCSSVLRILVPDELHGSLNTRTLPVRPNMNTREICRILAHKIRCTNPQDYGLFKLVQGEEIGFFLVSETLLGDHECPQELSHCLFAYKRIDAKIAWPKTSS, via the exons GAGCGACGTCTTCCTGGAACCGTATCTGCAACAGCATGGAACCGTCCAGGTTGTCAGCTCGCCTAGCACGCCTCCGCCAAACCCGCTTCAGCATCATCAGCTTACGCAGCTACATCATGTACAG AGCGAGGAGTCGCTCTCCTCGGAGGGTTCGGCCACCTCGGCTGGATCTTCGAGCACCACAGAAGATTCTGGCAGCGAGGTCGCCTGTGACATTACTCTGATCGAGAGGCTAATACGCTCTCATCCGATCTGGTTCCTTCCTGGCATCCAAAGAGCCGGTGCTTTCCACTTGTTGCAAGGCAAAGAGGAAGGG AATTTCGTGGTTCGACAATCGAGTCAGAGCGACACGATGGCCCTGTCTGTAAGACTGCCAGCAGGAAAAGGGCCGTACATCGAACACTACCTGATCCAAGCCAACAAGGGGAAGTTGAGCTTGGAAACTAGCGAGAACAGGTTCGACAACATCCCCTCGTTAATCGCCCACTATTCTCAGTGCTG CGACGAATTGCCAGTTCAATTGACACTGCCAAGGGCGATGCGCGATGCCAAGAATAGGCAGCAACTCTCCTCCCTGGCTCTTCTGGGTCAGGAATTCTGGAGATACCCGATGGCGAACCCGAAACCGCCGgagagcagcagcagcaacacctCCAGCTTGAGCAGTTTTCGCGGTG GTAATAATAATctgaacaataataataacaatgttcATACACCAACGACGGAGAGCATCGTACTGAATCTTGCGCCGATCTCGTCGCACGACACAC GAAGCTCGTCGCCGACAACCGTCGTCACGACGTTCGCGTCGTCGCTGCCCCGTCAGCCGCGACCGACGCCCCCCAACACTCTGAACCTGACGACGTTCAACGAGCCATTGGACGTGAAGAAAGAGAAGATCTCGCCCGGTGACAAGCTCTCTCAGAAATTGATTTCCCCGAATCTGGTGCAAAGCGTTCGTTGCCCATCGCCGGTGGTTCATAACGTGGAGAGCAACGTGTTGAGCCCAGTCCAGGACACAAGGATTATCAGTTTCGATGCGAAGAATTCAGCCGAGACTTCCAAGTCAACGATCATCGAATCGTCCAGGAGCAGATTCCATCAGAACGTGTCGACTTTTAATAATCTGCCATGCACCACGTCGCCTGTGTTGCCGGAGATCAGGAACATCATAGCTGAGAACCATTCGGTTGGACAGATTGTTAAAACTCCACCGCCCCCGCCTCCTAGGTGGGCCAAGCCGGGATTTGGTCAGAGTCAGAATAATTTCATGGTGACCACCACGGTGACGTTCAATGTGAATCAGACGACTGACGTCAGCAGCTCGCAG CAGAATACCCCATCAGATCCAAACACGTCTCTGCTGAGTCCCCAAAGCGCTACCTCGAACAAATCCCTTACCTCCAATTTCTCCATGAAGTCTCCCCTGTCTCCAACGACCCCAGTTCTCTCCCCGATGTCGAAGCTAGTCCCAAACCCCGGATCGAAAACCCCCAACGTCCTTTCCCCGACCACGCCATCGAGTACGAGTAAATCGAAGCGAAGACGCGATCGGGAAGCTCGGAAGAACTCTCAGCATTATCAGGAATCGGACATCCTTGAATCCTACTACCGAAGTTCCCCCGGCGACAAGATTTCCGACTACGAGGACATATGGAACACGACTGACCAATCGAACCAGTCGACCTGGTCGCCGAACGACAAACTGGCGAGGAACGACGTCTCGGCGAATCCTCATGATAGACTGAGGAACTCGAACGACCGACTAATGGTTCAGGAGAGAATTGCAAATCCGGCCGAAAGGAACTTCAACGAGCGATTACCTACGAACGAGCAGCTGATCGTTAGAAACGACAGGATGATCGTGAGGAACGACAAGTCGATCGGCAACGAGAAGTTAAGTTACAAAGAGATAACCAGCCCTGAGTTCAGTAGCTTCAAGCCTGTCCAGGAGACGAAGCCCACTGAACAGAGCAACGGTTCGCCGGAAGAGACGGGAATGGGAAGGAGACCTGATTTATTGTCACGAGTTT CAGGCAGTGCGAATTCCTTGAACAGTCCAAGCACAGTGACACCTCCCAGGAACAAACTAGGCCTGATGCTGGCGAAATCAGAGAGCAATAGCCCATTGACACCGGAGTCCAAGCAGGGTAGCCCTTTCTACGCGGAACCAGCGGACGCGATCGCTCAGAGTGCGGCAATTATACCCAGAAGACGACCCAGGAACAACCCAGCAACGAATAAATATCGACATAGCGAGCCAGGTTGGCTGCAGACACCGATTACCGGTAATCCTAATCAACTTCATCCCATCGACTGGGAGGAGACGGAGGAGACAGAGGATAAGACCCCTCTGATCTCCTCCTCTGTTGACAACCTGGCCAAAAGACTCAGCACCAAAGAGGTGAAGAAAATCCCACGCGCCAAACCGGTGCAACCACCAAAGATCAGGACGAAGGTGTTCAATGATACCTCATGGGCTGTGGACTCAAGCTGGGAGTTCATTG GCAACGAAGCAGACGACTGCGAGCCGGATTACGACTGTGATGCGGATTACGAGGGTGATAACGTGGCTAGAAAGTTTCCGGACGAGGAGTGTGACAGGGACGTTGTTGGGAACACTTTGACCGTTCAGAGTATCATCCGCCAACG GTACCCAGAGCTGTTGAAACCACCGGACACGTCGGAGTCGCTTTACAGCGACAGGAACTCCTCGTACGACAACGTGGAGAAGAGGAACGAGAGGGAAGACACAGGAGACACCAGAAAGGACCAAACTTACGATTCTTCCGAATGGGAGACGCCCTTGGAGACTGATGAAAGCGACGTGGAGAAGATAAAGAGGAACAAGAGCTTCAAGGAGCGCCTTGATCCCCTTCTTT CTCCTCCAAGGCTGCAAGCACTGAGGAACCGAGACACCTGTGGCACAGGGGCGACGATCAGGTCGTATGCCCTGCAATTAGCAGCAGACAAGACAACCACCTTCTCCCAGAACATTGATAATTTCATCCAGTGCACAAAAGAGGGCAAAGAGGCAAGCCCTCATGTAGTCATGAGGAACATGCGTCAGTTCATGTCAGGGATGAAGAATTACCTGGTAAAGCATGGTGAAAGGGAATTTGAAAAGGAAGTGGAGAAGGAGAGACTGAAACTGAAACCAAACGAGTTTCTAAATTTGGATGCCATCCTGGAGGGTGTTATGATGGGTCTGGTTGTCAGGCCACTCAGGGAACACGTTTACAGACTGTTCGTGGAACATTATGCCACAACTGGGTCACTGCAGACCCTTGCGGAGAGCATACAACATGCCCAGGGGAAACACGTTCAGGATCTTGGTGTTAGA GAGTACTGTTTGCAGCCAAAGATCATCCCACCGTCAGAGCCGAGTTTAGAGAGGATCCTGAAGTACATTGACCGACTTCAGAAAGCTGATTCCCCTCTGGACAAGTTAGAAAACCTTCTGGCAGCCATTTCAGCGATCTTCAATTCT GTAAAGCATGCGAATTCCGGTCGACACGTGACCCTGGGTGCGGATGACCTTCTACCTCTTCTAGTTTGGGTGTTAGTTCGTGGAAAGGTGGTGGACGCTGAAGTGGAGGCCGAGTATATGTGGGGGTTGCTTCATCCCTCTCTTCTCACAGGCGAAGGGGGATACTATTTGACAACGTTGTCCAGCGCTGTTCATGTTTTGAAGACGTTCAAGTCCAGCCAGGGAACGATGTCCACGTTAAAC GGTTGTGGAACACCAGACTGTTCGTCCGTACTACGGATTTTAGTACCAGATGAACTTCATGGATCCCTGAACACCAGAACGCTGCCTGTGCGACCGAATATGAACACCAGAGAGATATGTCGCATTCTCGCGCATAAGATAAGGTGTACCAATCCTCAGGACTATGGTTTGTTCAAGTTAGTCCAAGGAGAAG AAATTGGATTTTTTCTTGTTTCAGAAACCTTACTGGGCGACCACGAGTGTCCGCAAGAGCTCTCTCACTGCCTTTTCGCTTACAAGCGAATCGACGCGAAGATAGCCTGGCCGAAAACCAGTTCTTAA
- the spri gene encoding src homology 2 domain-containing protein sprint isoform X3 yields the protein MTSLIQRDCGPPKKRESTSSNASSYLLLLNSLATDLDCMLSELCTTPNSYERSDVFLEPYLQQHGTVQVVSSPSTPPPNPLQHHQLTQLHHVQSEESLSSEGSATSAGSSSTTEDSGSEVACDITLIERLIRSHPIWFLPGIQRAGAFHLLQGKEEGNFVVRQSSQSDTMALSVRLPAGKGPYIEHYLIQANKGKLSLETSENRFDNIPSLIAHYSQCCDELPVQLTLPRAMRDAKNRQQLSSLALLGQEFWRYPMANPKPPESSSSNTSSLSSFRGGNNNLNNNNNNVHTPTTESIVLNLAPISSHDTRSSSPTTVVTTFASSLPRQPRPTPPNTLNLTTFNEPLDVKKEKISPGDKLSQKLISPNLVQSVRCPSPVVHNVESNVLSPVQDTRIISFDAKNSAETSKSTIIESSRSRFHQNVSTFNNLPCTTSPVLPEIRNIIAENHSVGQIVKTPPPPPPRWAKPGFGQSQNNFMVTTTVTFNVNQTTDVSSSQQNTPSDPNTSLLSPQSATSNKSLTSNFSMKSPLSPTTPVLSPMSKLVPNPGSKTPNVLSPTTPSSTSKSKRRRDREARKNSQHYQESDILESYYRSSPGDKISDYEDIWNTTDQSNQSTWSPNDKLARNDVSANPHDRLRNSNDRLMVQERIANPAERNFNERLPTNEQLIVRNDRMIVRNDKSIGNEKLSYKEITSPEFSSFKPVQETKPTEQSNGSPEETGMGRRPDLLSRVCSANSLNSPSTVTPPRNKLGLMLAKSESNSPLTPESKQGSPFYAEPADAIAQSAAIIPRRRPRNNPATNKYRHSEPGWLQTPITGNPNQLHPIDWEETEETEDKTPLISSSVDNLAKRLSTKEVKKIPRAKPVQPPKIRTKVFNDTSWAVDSSWEFIGNEADDCEPDYDCDADYEGDNVARKFPDEECDRDVVGNTLTVQSIIRQRYPELLKPPDTSESLYSDRNSSYDNVEKRNEREDTGDTRKDQTYDSSEWETPLETDESDVEKIKRNKSFKERLDPLLSPPRLQALRNRDTCGTGATIRSYALQLAADKTTTFSQNIDNFIQCTKEGKEASPHVVMRNMRQFMSGMKNYLVKHGEREFEKEVEKERLKLKPNEFLNLDAILEGVMMGLVVRPLREHVYRLFVEHYATTGSLQTLAESIQHAQGKHVQDLGVREYCLQPKIIPPSEPSLERILKYIDRLQKADSPLDKLENLLAAISAIFNSVKHANSGRHVTLGADDLLPLLVWVLVRGKVVDAEVEAEYMWGLLHPSLLTGEGGYYLTTLSSAVHVLKTFKSSQGTMSTLNGCGTPDCSSVLRILVPDELHGSLNTRTLPVRPNMNTREICRILAHKIRCTNPQDYGLFKLVQGEEIGFFLVSETLLGDHECPQELSHCLFAYKRIDAKIAWPKTSS from the exons GAGCGACGTCTTCCTGGAACCGTATCTGCAACAGCATGGAACCGTCCAGGTTGTCAGCTCGCCTAGCACGCCTCCGCCAAACCCGCTTCAGCATCATCAGCTTACGCAGCTACATCATGTACAG AGCGAGGAGTCGCTCTCCTCGGAGGGTTCGGCCACCTCGGCTGGATCTTCGAGCACCACAGAAGATTCTGGCAGCGAGGTCGCCTGTGACATTACTCTGATCGAGAGGCTAATACGCTCTCATCCGATCTGGTTCCTTCCTGGCATCCAAAGAGCCGGTGCTTTCCACTTGTTGCAAGGCAAAGAGGAAGGG AATTTCGTGGTTCGACAATCGAGTCAGAGCGACACGATGGCCCTGTCTGTAAGACTGCCAGCAGGAAAAGGGCCGTACATCGAACACTACCTGATCCAAGCCAACAAGGGGAAGTTGAGCTTGGAAACTAGCGAGAACAGGTTCGACAACATCCCCTCGTTAATCGCCCACTATTCTCAGTGCTG CGACGAATTGCCAGTTCAATTGACACTGCCAAGGGCGATGCGCGATGCCAAGAATAGGCAGCAACTCTCCTCCCTGGCTCTTCTGGGTCAGGAATTCTGGAGATACCCGATGGCGAACCCGAAACCGCCGgagagcagcagcagcaacacctCCAGCTTGAGCAGTTTTCGCGGTG GTAATAATAATctgaacaataataataacaatgttcATACACCAACGACGGAGAGCATCGTACTGAATCTTGCGCCGATCTCGTCGCACGACACAC GAAGCTCGTCGCCGACAACCGTCGTCACGACGTTCGCGTCGTCGCTGCCCCGTCAGCCGCGACCGACGCCCCCCAACACTCTGAACCTGACGACGTTCAACGAGCCATTGGACGTGAAGAAAGAGAAGATCTCGCCCGGTGACAAGCTCTCTCAGAAATTGATTTCCCCGAATCTGGTGCAAAGCGTTCGTTGCCCATCGCCGGTGGTTCATAACGTGGAGAGCAACGTGTTGAGCCCAGTCCAGGACACAAGGATTATCAGTTTCGATGCGAAGAATTCAGCCGAGACTTCCAAGTCAACGATCATCGAATCGTCCAGGAGCAGATTCCATCAGAACGTGTCGACTTTTAATAATCTGCCATGCACCACGTCGCCTGTGTTGCCGGAGATCAGGAACATCATAGCTGAGAACCATTCGGTTGGACAGATTGTTAAAACTCCACCGCCCCCGCCTCCTAGGTGGGCCAAGCCGGGATTTGGTCAGAGTCAGAATAATTTCATGGTGACCACCACGGTGACGTTCAATGTGAATCAGACGACTGACGTCAGCAGCTCGCAG CAGAATACCCCATCAGATCCAAACACGTCTCTGCTGAGTCCCCAAAGCGCTACCTCGAACAAATCCCTTACCTCCAATTTCTCCATGAAGTCTCCCCTGTCTCCAACGACCCCAGTTCTCTCCCCGATGTCGAAGCTAGTCCCAAACCCCGGATCGAAAACCCCCAACGTCCTTTCCCCGACCACGCCATCGAGTACGAGTAAATCGAAGCGAAGACGCGATCGGGAAGCTCGGAAGAACTCTCAGCATTATCAGGAATCGGACATCCTTGAATCCTACTACCGAAGTTCCCCCGGCGACAAGATTTCCGACTACGAGGACATATGGAACACGACTGACCAATCGAACCAGTCGACCTGGTCGCCGAACGACAAACTGGCGAGGAACGACGTCTCGGCGAATCCTCATGATAGACTGAGGAACTCGAACGACCGACTAATGGTTCAGGAGAGAATTGCAAATCCGGCCGAAAGGAACTTCAACGAGCGATTACCTACGAACGAGCAGCTGATCGTTAGAAACGACAGGATGATCGTGAGGAACGACAAGTCGATCGGCAACGAGAAGTTAAGTTACAAAGAGATAACCAGCCCTGAGTTCAGTAGCTTCAAGCCTGTCCAGGAGACGAAGCCCACTGAACAGAGCAACGGTTCGCCGGAAGAGACGGGAATGGGAAGGAGACCTGATTTATTGTCACGAGTTT GCAGTGCGAATTCCTTGAACAGTCCAAGCACAGTGACACCTCCCAGGAACAAACTAGGCCTGATGCTGGCGAAATCAGAGAGCAATAGCCCATTGACACCGGAGTCCAAGCAGGGTAGCCCTTTCTACGCGGAACCAGCGGACGCGATCGCTCAGAGTGCGGCAATTATACCCAGAAGACGACCCAGGAACAACCCAGCAACGAATAAATATCGACATAGCGAGCCAGGTTGGCTGCAGACACCGATTACCGGTAATCCTAATCAACTTCATCCCATCGACTGGGAGGAGACGGAGGAGACAGAGGATAAGACCCCTCTGATCTCCTCCTCTGTTGACAACCTGGCCAAAAGACTCAGCACCAAAGAGGTGAAGAAAATCCCACGCGCCAAACCGGTGCAACCACCAAAGATCAGGACGAAGGTGTTCAATGATACCTCATGGGCTGTGGACTCAAGCTGGGAGTTCATTG GCAACGAAGCAGACGACTGCGAGCCGGATTACGACTGTGATGCGGATTACGAGGGTGATAACGTGGCTAGAAAGTTTCCGGACGAGGAGTGTGACAGGGACGTTGTTGGGAACACTTTGACCGTTCAGAGTATCATCCGCCAACG GTACCCAGAGCTGTTGAAACCACCGGACACGTCGGAGTCGCTTTACAGCGACAGGAACTCCTCGTACGACAACGTGGAGAAGAGGAACGAGAGGGAAGACACAGGAGACACCAGAAAGGACCAAACTTACGATTCTTCCGAATGGGAGACGCCCTTGGAGACTGATGAAAGCGACGTGGAGAAGATAAAGAGGAACAAGAGCTTCAAGGAGCGCCTTGATCCCCTTCTTT CTCCTCCAAGGCTGCAAGCACTGAGGAACCGAGACACCTGTGGCACAGGGGCGACGATCAGGTCGTATGCCCTGCAATTAGCAGCAGACAAGACAACCACCTTCTCCCAGAACATTGATAATTTCATCCAGTGCACAAAAGAGGGCAAAGAGGCAAGCCCTCATGTAGTCATGAGGAACATGCGTCAGTTCATGTCAGGGATGAAGAATTACCTGGTAAAGCATGGTGAAAGGGAATTTGAAAAGGAAGTGGAGAAGGAGAGACTGAAACTGAAACCAAACGAGTTTCTAAATTTGGATGCCATCCTGGAGGGTGTTATGATGGGTCTGGTTGTCAGGCCACTCAGGGAACACGTTTACAGACTGTTCGTGGAACATTATGCCACAACTGGGTCACTGCAGACCCTTGCGGAGAGCATACAACATGCCCAGGGGAAACACGTTCAGGATCTTGGTGTTAGA GAGTACTGTTTGCAGCCAAAGATCATCCCACCGTCAGAGCCGAGTTTAGAGAGGATCCTGAAGTACATTGACCGACTTCAGAAAGCTGATTCCCCTCTGGACAAGTTAGAAAACCTTCTGGCAGCCATTTCAGCGATCTTCAATTCT GTAAAGCATGCGAATTCCGGTCGACACGTGACCCTGGGTGCGGATGACCTTCTACCTCTTCTAGTTTGGGTGTTAGTTCGTGGAAAGGTGGTGGACGCTGAAGTGGAGGCCGAGTATATGTGGGGGTTGCTTCATCCCTCTCTTCTCACAGGCGAAGGGGGATACTATTTGACAACGTTGTCCAGCGCTGTTCATGTTTTGAAGACGTTCAAGTCCAGCCAGGGAACGATGTCCACGTTAAAC GGTTGTGGAACACCAGACTGTTCGTCCGTACTACGGATTTTAGTACCAGATGAACTTCATGGATCCCTGAACACCAGAACGCTGCCTGTGCGACCGAATATGAACACCAGAGAGATATGTCGCATTCTCGCGCATAAGATAAGGTGTACCAATCCTCAGGACTATGGTTTGTTCAAGTTAGTCCAAGGAGAAG AAATTGGATTTTTTCTTGTTTCAGAAACCTTACTGGGCGACCACGAGTGTCCGCAAGAGCTCTCTCACTGCCTTTTCGCTTACAAGCGAATCGACGCGAAGATAGCCTGGCCGAAAACCAGTTCTTAA